The nucleotide window TTTTCACCACTGACAGCTTTCTGTTGGCCTTAGCTTGTCATACATGATCTGACCGCAATATTCTGTTCTCAAGGCTTGCCTGTTCCATGACCACCCAGGGGAAGGCTTTGGGTCCATTTCCACATCACATTCTGGCCATTCTTGCCTCGCTGGTTCTTCACCACATGGACAACTGTTTGCATGGAAGCTTTTTCTTCTTGGGGGTCTGGAAGTTTATAGTTTCACATTGGTGTCTGGTATGGGTGGCTTTAGAAAAGACCCTGAATATCTGTCTGCCATAATTTCTAAGAAGGTAAAATGAGGCTAACATGACACTAACTTTACAGGGTTCCtgacagaataaaaatgaatgcagtgTTCTGTAAAATTCATGCTATTTTCCACGAGGAGCCGAAGTGCCAATGAATGagccttctctgcctctgccctgcagTGACCAGCTTCTAAGGTCAACATTTCATTAGAACCAGAGTCACACTGTAGTTTCCTGAGCACTTACTCTGTGCCAGAAACCCCCCTAAGCACCGTGTTTGCCAGCTGAGCTCCATGAGGCCAATGTGTGGCAAAACACTATAGATGAGGAAAAAGAAGGGCATGGGAGAAGGAATGTGGTCCAGGTCAGGACTCAGAGCCGAAACTATCACCCAGGGACCTAGTTGAATTTTGACTTAGCCTTAATCttgtctttggaggccagaacATCCTCTTCAGCCAGGCTGGCCCACACTAGTTGGCTCTAAGGTGCTTCCAGAGTGATGGCCAGACAACCTTGAACTTCATTATAACCTAGAATCGATATTGGTGACACGCCCACCCACCACCGCCATAACAGAAATAGCACTCCGTAAGAGAGAAAGAATCTTCCCATGTTAAAGGAATAGTCATGAATATTCCTTCCTTTTATCAGACTCATTATTTTTCAAAGCCCTGTATGTacgatcttcccacttcaaacaAGGTAAACATTAACTTCTGAGCCTAGACTCCCAGTTCTCCACCTCTCATAAACAGATGTGGACCCCTGGTGTTctgctttggtttttctcttcGGCTTTGTGATACCCAAAGAAAAAAGACCCTGCTGTGGGGGGCTCTCCTCCATTTTGAGAGGGGGCTAGGAAGTTGTTGGAAGCAAAACCTAGGCAAGCTTGACCTAATTCTAATTTTTTTAGCCCACGGCCTCACTTTGTCTGTACAATCCCTGTGACATTCTGTAAAGCCACATCAGACAGATGTCAACTGACTACAAAGAATGCCAAGTATTGAGTGACTGAAAACTTGCATTCTTGTTCAAATTATCGAGCCTTATAATTACCCTCAGGTATTGCGCATTCCAGCTGCCTCCCATGGGAGGGGTGCTTGAGCTTAGCATAGCCAAGATCACTAGTCTCATCTTGAGAGGGACTCACCTGAACTTAAGGCATTCTCCACTTCTTGCATGATCAGGAAGGGGGTggtggtctcagactcacagatcaCTTTGCCAGGCTCAGTATCTTGGGGTACCTTCTCCTTGGGTGCTGGCTCTGCTGTGACACGGGAAGTGGGCGTGTGACGAGAGCTGTGCCCCTCTGTTGGGGATGCAGGTGCCATTGGAGCTCCTGTGGGCTGGGTGCTGGTCACAGTGGAGCTGTGATTAGAGGTAacggcagaggcagaaagagactcAGGTGGGGAAATGGCCTGGGATGTGGATGTTGAGGTTGGGGCCTGAGTAGAAATGAGCGTGGGGGACTGTGACGCAGTGGCTGGCACACTTGCTTCAGGACTGCCAGGACTCTGTTCCTTGGGTGTGGGTGTCAAGTGGACACTGCTGCTCGTTGAGGAGAAGCCGGTAGGTGAAGAGTCTGTGTTGCTGTTACTCCTCTTTGAAGCCGGGCTGGTGACAGCCTCTTCTCTGGGGTCAGTAGAATTGTCCTCGGGAAGCTGAGATGTCAGCGATGTAGCAGTAGTGGGGATAACGGAGGCATTGTGAGTGCCACTGGTTACAGGGGTGGTGGGCAGAGCCGTGTTTTGTGCAGAGGTAGTCCATGTGGCTGGAGGAGGGGTAATTTTTGTCATAAGAGAAACAGGCGAGGGGGCTGATGTCGATGCACCCTGGACCCTCAGTCCTATGAAAGAAAGAGTCAGGACAAACATAGTTAATTGCATGAACATCATATATATGACAAAGAGGCGGCCAATCGCACAGCTGTTTTACAGCGTAATGCCAGGTATTTTTTTCCTACTGTGCAGGTGGACACTGAATTGTGAAAGTGACTTTTAAAATCTGCTCTTCTCACTAATTTCTCTCCTTGATTCATGACTCCTTGTAGGAACTGGTCTGAAGTTCCATAAGAGCAGGTCAACCCAAGAACAGGTCAACCCAAGATCAGTCAACCCAAGACCAGCCACAGGCAGAAAGAAATAATCTAGTCTCCTGTTGGTTTAAATCACAGTCCTTCGAGGGTGAGGCGCTCTGCTGAAACTCATGGCATTTGCTTGCATGACTGAGTGTCATTGCATAACAAACACAGCACACTGGGGACActaccaagtgtgtgtgtgtgtgtgtgtgtgtgtgtgtgtgtgtgtgtgtagagtggaCAGTGGAATCTCTGCCTGGTGACTGACTGGCAGGGTAGAGTTTCAGAGGCGCCTCAGTGTCCCTGCTCCGATTTCAAAGCCGGAAGGGCCATGGAGAACCCGCCTCCTCCCTCTGTGCCTTCTGCGTTTAGGCATCGTGAGCAGGGCTTGGTGGCTTTATAAGCACATTCCTATGAGGGGAAATGGAGTTTGAGAATGAAACCCTCAGCTGTGGTTTGGGAGTATCACTGGAATTCTAGACTGGTGTTTTTACAATCATGATTTTGCCAAATCTTCTCCTTCATATTTTGTAAAGGTTAGAGGTAATTCTTCCCTCATCATCCACTTTCCCTCCATCCTAGCCCCTGCAGAGTCATTCACTTTTTCCCTCGCTCCTAGCCTCCATCCACTTTTATTATTCATTAATTAAGTTTAACCAGTGACTTCTTTGAATTAGTGCTGGTATCTGGCAGACACTGGGCCCATCGTTGCGCTCTCTGCGTGACATGTCTCTCAATGGCTTCTCTCTATCAATCATCATCCGCCAACCAGCTTTACCTCTGGTCATTTCTCTCTCAGTCCATGGAATTCCCATTTGCAAAGTTCTCAGCTAAAACTAGAGATGCCATCCTTTGTCCCTCACACCCAAATCAAGTTCTTCGGCCAGTCACTCCCTACACTCTAACCTGACACACCTCACTTCATCTTTATCATCTCAACACCCCGAGTTAACTATTCAGGTGATGGCAGAGTTCTCTTAAAGGACCTCCTGCTTCTGACTTTTTCTCAGAAGAATGCTCTGTTGTGCTTTTCACACACAACGGAGAAAATCTTTTAAGTTAATCTTAGAGTCTTTTAAGGTGTTTgttgtttctcatttctttttgtttgagatggcctaaaactccagagatccacccaccGCTGCCTCTTGAGCACTGAGATTTAAGGGTGTGTGTGACCATGGATGGCTTCATTTTTCAACTGATCAAAACACTTCAAAAGCATTCTGTTGTATttagaacaaaatcagaaatatcCCATGTCATCTTACATTTTTCTCATTGTGATTAGCTTTTACTCAAAATCACGTTGGAAGCCCTTCTCAGACGATTCTAATTAAAATCATCCCCACTCCAgcttcttgtcatttttttaagaGTAAGAAAGACAGCTGTGGTAAAAATCACAGCTAATGTTTGCCATCTTAACAATCTTCGTGTGCCACTCAGTGGCACTGAGTTTGTTAACATTGTCTTGGGGGTGTCACCATCCATCTCTGCAACCTTTTCATTTTGTCAAGCTCATAGTCTCAGTAAGCAGCTCCTCCCCCTCACTCTTGGCAGCTCGTGCAAAGGGTCTCTCTATATTCTGTGTGAAATTGATCGTCTAAGGGCCTCATGAAAGTTGAATCATACAGGCTTGGTCCTTTTAATACATGTTTAGTTCACTCATCCTGAAGTCTTCAAATCTCACCTATGCAATGGTATGTGTTAGAATGCCCCACctattgtctgtctatctatctatctatctatctatctatctatctatctatctatctatctatctgactATCTATCTATGCCACCTTGTGTTTATCAGCTCCTCATCCATGGACATTTGGGCTGCTCCTGTCTTTTGGCCATTGAGAAGACTGTTGCCATGGACATGAACGAGTGCATAGATGTCTGTTGTCTCCCTGCTTTCAGTTCCTTTGGGCATCTACCCAAGAGTGAGATTGCTGGGACCTAGGGTAATCCTGCTTAACTTTTGGAGGAACTGACCTAACTTTTACCTAATTTTTTGCATACTTGTATCTCTTCTTGGAGTTACATATGTTCATTTGTACCAAAATGTAAGCTTAGTAAGGGCACAAAGACATGGCATTATTCATTGTTGTTTTCTCAAGGACAATGTCCAAGTCACagtaaattttaaataagtaCTTGTAGAAGGCAGGcagcaaagaaggaaaagaaaaccaaatgcttaaaaccttccttcccaagggactggagatatggctcaagcattgactgttcttccagaggacctaggttcgattTCCACCACCcaagtggcagctcacaactctctgtaagtccagtttcaaggagatctgatgctgtcttctgggctccacaggtactgcatggCAAAAAGagccatatacatacaaaataaaagccTTTCTTCCTGACTGCTCTACTATCATCTCATCTGTTGTTCATGTCATTTGCTGTTAGCTGTGTCCACCACAGCTCTGTCAGGACAACTGCCTGTCCAGTATTATTTGAGGGCAACATCTTTGcttcattctgtctctctcccataaCGTATGCCTATGACATGTGTTAGGTCCTCAAGTATCTGACCCTATATCCCTGAGGAGTCTCCTCTTGAGGATTCACAATGGTAAGGACGGGCCTAAACAATGTTCAGAAAGAATAGTGCATGAGCCAGATACCagcaaagaaagggagaaaagacctCAGGGGAGGCATTCCGGATCAAGAGAGGATTTGTCCCTTTGTCTGATGCCACGTGACAGATTCAGGGCCAAATGGAATATGTACTGCAGCGCCTACTCTAAACTTAACATTTGGATTTCCTTAAAAACAACTGgattaactttttttgtttttgtttttggagacagggtttctctgtgtagttttgtgcctttcctggaactcattctgtagaccaggctggccttgaactcacagagatctgctaccGGGCccaatttaactttattttaaagcATCAGTCAGAGGCTAGACGAGTGTTGGGGGCACTTGTGTTGTGTGCATGAAGCCCCACATCCAATGACTGGCAAGGGAATACTTTTTTTAGGAGTTGGGTATGAATGTGGATGACGAGACACTGACTTCCTTAGGAAACAAGAGGCCAGACCTGCCAACTTAGGCtacactgtagtccaggctgttaTGGTGTCCTTTAGTAGCTGAGGATTCTTTAAAATATGGCAAAGCAACAGTGGGACAGATATTAGTAAATACGGGATATTTGTATGTTGCTCTGGAGTGTACTGCCTCCGTATGATGGCGGCTCCCAAGGCTGACTGAAGACTCTGAGGGTGAGAACATGGCAGTACTTAAATACATTTCAGAGCTTCATACATGGGCAGATGGTAATAGTCAGCCTCAGTCTGGAAGTAGGGTGGAAGAATCTCTAGAAgtctgtgataaatgaagactcacCAAAAGAGcacagattcattcattcattcatcattcattcatttattaattcatcATTCATTCTTTCACTTATCACTCACCTCATTCATTCAcaattcactcactcattctttcCAATGTTTGTGGAGTAGTTTCTCTGTCCACAGTTTTGCCTTTAGAGTTCACTGTTTAGCAGGACAGAAACCATACCTAACTTCCTGTAACCTGATGCGGTAAGTGCTTTATAAAAGCAGAACCAAGTTTCATTTGAAGCCtcaaagaaagatgaagaaagtCTGCACTACAGGatgtaaaaatatacaaatgtcGTTTTCTATCGACATTTAGGAAAGCCATGGAAAAGATGACATTTGAGCCGTTTCTAAAAGGATAAGAATGTACATGATGCCACCTAAGATATGTGTTGTTCAGGATGACACTTGCATTGTTATATCCAGCAGAGCCAAAAGCTATTCTCTTCTATTGTTATAGGTCTAAAAATGACTTCTCTAAGCGCTTATTTATTGCTGGAGACTTCCACTTTCTTGTGCAGTTCTTACTAATATACTTTCCTGCTCCCATCCTGCCTACTTCCAAAGAGGTCTGGAGGTGGCCATTTGCTTCCTATGACTACCTACTGCATAGTTCTTTAAAGCACTTTACAGTCCAGCTCAGGCAATTTCTACTCCCAACCAAGCAACAATGCACAAAATTACATGACAATGTTGGTCACCATCACTTGCATAAGGCATTAAAAATCTCAGCTTTGCTGTATTGTCTATATCCTATTTCCCTGCCTGCCTAAAGGCAGATCTTCTTCTAGCATAAGGACAGATGAGCATTACATGACTATCTTAGAGAATGCCACTTGCATTTGtttcctgggtggtggtggtggtgggtataactaaataccacagactgggtgcttaACACAATGTACCTCAGTTACAGAAGATGGGAAGCCCAATATCGCTGTGCTAGGCAATTCAGTTTCCGGTGGGGACACACTTCCTGGCTTATAGATGGCCATCAACTAGATGTGCTCACATGCCCCTCCTCTAGGAATCTGGGTGGAGAGTGGAGTGGGATAGCtagcatttctctttctctctctcttcttgtttctcctgtatctttcttccttttgagatCAGGTCTCTCTTTGCAGCCCAAGCTGCCTACAACTCATTATGGCACCCAGGCCAATCTTGAACTTGTGGACTGGgcttctctctcatcttcctgAGTGCTATGATGTCTTTTATAAGGACTCAAACCCCATCAGTAGGATACCACTCTCTCATGACCACACCTAAACCTAATTAGCTCCTAAAGGCCTGTCCCTACGCATCATTACATTTGGGGGCTAAAGTTTCATTATTCAGAACCTCTATGGCATACGGTTTCTGCTTTTTTCATAtgaatgacttcttttttttcatagaaaacaCCAAACTGAAGAAGTCTGACAGGTAGGAATGCACATGTTCTGAGTATGTGAAAAAAGTAGGCAGGGCTGAAGAGTGAGCATAACCTCTCGTCTGTAAACAAGGGAACAAATCCAGGCAGGGAAAGTCACATGATCCACCTTTCAAATCCAAGAGTAAGAACTGGGCAGTGTCTCTGAAGACAGAGTCAGACCTTGAGCATGTGATGTCTGGCCCTTCCAGGCATACTGTGCTACATCCTCAAACGGCTGGGAGATGTCACTCTACCAGCTGCCATTACAGAATAAGCAAGCAAGAGCCCCCAGGAGACATCAGAGAAGGTTAGAAAAGCATCATGCTCCATCCAATTTCCCTCCACAGAAGAGCCATCTTACTCTGGAAAACCAAAGGAGTTTTAGTATTCCCTTGAGAAAATGGAAGCTACTAAAATGAAGACATTAAATCCAGTCACCTCTCTCTTAGAGATGAGCCCACACTGCTTAAAGACAGAGTGACATTAGCAGACATGGTGTACACTGCCCGGGCAGTGTAGTGCCCACATGTATCAAATGGACTGACCCCACTTAGGTCAGATGTGTGGTACCCGGGCACAAGGTCAACTTAATCTCATTACTCCATGAGTATTTACAAGCAGCGGCTGGTCCTGGCTTGGTCAGACTCAAGCTTCCATGTTGCAAGAAGATGTGATGGATGGAtgtcatgggaaaaaaaaaaaaaaagcagattctTCATTGGAGAGACAATGACTTGCCCCCACTTACATTGTCTTGAGTGGGTTATCAGTGTCCTTGTCCCCCATGCACTGTCCCTGCGTGGGGACTTCTGTATACAGCTTTTTGATATATGAAAGACTGGGCACTTGGCTCGATCCCTGGTTTCCTACCATGAGAAGAAGATTGGTGGATGGGACATTCAGGGATATTCTCCTACTATTGGGAGGGATTTTGAGGCACTGCCGACTAGACAGTGTTCTGAGCCTCCTGACACACCAATGCTTCACCATCCTAACCTCTGTCCCTGTGCCTAAACTCTGTGAGCAGCAACCTCAGCTGCTACCAGAGTCTCATGCAGCTTGGTTTCACGACTGCCCACTCCTTGTTTTCTCCTTGTCCCTCCTTGCCCTCAGCTTTTCAGGTACTTGAGAAAAGATAGGACAAAGGTTTGGCAAATTTGGTGAAACTTAAAAAAGGTGCAGTCAACCCTCCTCTGCAGTTGCCAAGTTAGTTTGCAGCGCTGGCTGGGGTCGAGGCCTGGGCTGCACAAGGGCTGTGTGCTGAGTGCTCACAGTCACTGACAGTCACTCTACACAGCACTAGCTCAGCCTCCGAGGAGCCTGTGgcgtgttcacacacacacacacacacacacacacacacacacacacacactcacacacacacacacacacactcacacacacacacactcacacacacacactcacacacacacaaacactcacacacacaaacactcacacacacacacacacacacacacactcattcacacacacacactcacacacacacactcattcacacacacacacacacattcacattgagGGAATGTATGAGTTTTGTGGGCAAGGCCTAGGTTGAGCACTTTCTATGCATCACATCCTTTGACTTTCATACGACCTTCACAGGGTTGGCATCTTCTCTCTCAAGTTTCACAAATGACCAGAGCCAGACTCAGAATAGGAAACTAAGTTTTCTAAGCTGAAACTTGAACCTACACCATCTTGCTAAGCCTGGCCTTTTAGCTGCCCTATGGTTGGAAAATGCAGGGGCATTTGTGAATTGTTCATCTCATGTTTGAAAAATGACCTCTTCTCTCCCTAGATCTACTGTCTAGTGGGGGCCATTAGGATGCTCTTAAACATGGTATATGATTACATGAGCCCTTCTTCTTAGCCTCAGTGCTCCCACAGTCTCCATGGTGTCTTCAGTATAGATCCTGGACTCTGGCACAGAAGCACTATGAGTTCCTGATGTGTCTGTCCCAGGACCGCCTGGCTGCCTCCCTCTTTGGCTCATGGTCTTTCTAGTCTGACTCTATCTGCTCTGATTCCAGCCTGCCACTCCAGTTCTGAGAAAGGAAGCCTGCCTTCCTCTGTGAAACACACTCCAACTACAAAATGCCTTTGTTCAGGCTTCACGTGGATGCAGACTGTAGTGCACACTCTGCTGGCAATCATTTCTTCTACACTTCCTCCCGCCAAGCAGATAGGACTGAGCCTCATCCTTGATGTGTTAGAGCCTGATACAGAGAATATGCTCAATAAAGATGGAGACAAACCGGGATTTCTATCCTTTGAAGACAGAAATGCTTTCTGATTTAAAATCCGGGTCTTACTAGaaatgtatctctctctctctctctctctctctctctctctctctctctctcatttagaAGTTCCATAAAAATGAATAGTTAACATGAAATTTCAGCAGTTATTTGTTATTTCTACTGACTTATTTTTGGAGATTGaggacttcctttttcttttgagaagttttcttgtagcctaggctgggctTACACTCACTATaaagctgagggtgaccttggacATCTGattgttttgtgtcctgcctctaccttccgagtgctaggatttcaggcatgagcccccatgcccagctttatgGTTTTGTAtagtgctagagattgaacccaggctaTTGTACATGTTAGACAAATCTATCAACTTAGCTACTTACATCTCCAGTCTGGGATTTCTTTCCTATAATAATGATAGAGGTCAGAGCCATCAGCTCTTGAAATACTGCCTTATGACTTGGCTTAATGACAAGCCTGTCTTAATTTCATCATATTAAGTATACTGAACATCAGGAGCTACTAGGGAATGGGGAGAGAGTGagttttccttcagtttctaaGCTGGGTCTTTATATTCTTTAGGGTGAGTAAAACTAACTCACAAATGTTACCCATGCTATCTTTGGTTGGGGATCCTCAGGACACCCAATGCTCTACAAGTTTCATGTAGCATCTGTAAACTCATTGCTAACTGGAGTGTGGTCTAACCATATGGCATTTTAAAACTGTCATATGTCTAGACAGAATGTGTGTGCCCCTAAGCCACTGAACTCTGTTTTAGAAGACACTTGTTTTTACTAGAAAAGCCACATTGCCTTGAGTGCATTGCTTATGGAAATGAGACACCATTTGGTCCAAAGAGTGGGCACAGAGCACCTGCTACCTCAACATTAAATCAGAGTCTGCCGACATGCTGTATGACTCAACTTCTTCATCCACACACTCAGCATTACTGACATCATCAGCTCTCTGTCCCTACTATGCATGTTAAtatgataatgataaaataacatttataaagaatattgtacctcttgggggaaaaaaatcctattttcatttttttaacatctTTTGTCAGTCAAGATTCCACCAAAACTCATTTCTTCTGGGTTGAGAAGGCCTGAAGTACTCAGTCCCAGGAGGAACTACTGAGAAAGGATACCATCAGATGATGACAGATGCTTCAAAAGTTAAAGGCATAGTGATGCTCTTCAGAGGGTGGTGGGAAGAAGGAACATGGACACAGGAGGTAGGGCACCGTCTCTTGGATCATTTTGGGTTGAATGT belongs to Onychomys torridus chromosome 10, mOncTor1.1, whole genome shotgun sequence and includes:
- the Parm1 gene encoding prostate androgen-regulated mucin-like protein 1, yielding MVCKALIALCIFTAGLRVQGASTSAPSPVSLMTKITPPPATWTTSAQNTALPTTPVTSGTHNASVIPTTATSLTSQLPEDNSTDPREEAVTSPASKRSNSNTDSSPTGFSSTSSSVHLTPTPKEQSPGSPEASVPATASQSPTLISTQAPTSTSTSQAISPPESLSASAVTSNHSSTVTSTQPTGAPMAPASPTEGHSSRHTPTSRVTAEPAPKEKVPQDTEPGKVICESETTTPFLIMQEVENALSSGSIAAITVTVIAVVLLVFGAAAYLKIRHSSYGRLLDDHDYGSWGNYNNPLYDDS